From a single Drosophila sulfurigaster albostrigata strain 15112-1811.04 chromosome 3, ASM2355843v2, whole genome shotgun sequence genomic region:
- the LOC133844474 gene encoding aldo-keto reductase family 1 member B1, whose translation MSASKALYVKNNNGTQIQSIGLGTYTSLGGDCERATLHAIDVGYRHIDTAYFYENEAEVGAAVQKKIAEGVIKREDIFITTKLWCHFHEPERVEAACRKTLANFGLEYVDLYLMHWPYSYVYRGDNEMMPTDAKGEVELNDIDYLDTWRAMEKLVELGLTKSIGVSNFNSEQLTRLLANSKIKPIHNQIECHPALNQKKLIALCKQHDIVVTAYCPLGRPDPAKKQPNFIYDDKVQAIADKYKKSTAQVVLRYLIEIGTVPLPKSSNPKRIEENFNIFDFKLDAADHAVLDSYHTGERLIPMEHAIKSKYYPFHLEF comes from the exons ATGTCGGCATCGAAAGCTCTCTACGTTAAGAACAACAATGGCACACAAATCCAGTCAATCGGTCTGGGCACGTATACG TCACTTGGCGGCGATTGCGAGCGGGCAACGTTGCATGCAATTGACGTGGGCTACCGGCACATAGATACCGCCTACTTCTACGAGAATGAGGCTGAAGTGGGCGCTGCGgtgcaaaagaaaattgcCGAGGGCGTCATCAAGCGTGAGGACATCTTCATCACAACCAAG TTGTGGTGCCACTTCCATGAACCGGAACGCGTTGAGGCCGCTTGCCGCAAGACGTTGGCGAACTTCGGCTTGGAGTATGTGGATCTGTATCTGATGCACTGGCCCTACTCCTATGTCTATCGTGGCGACAATGAAATGATGCCAACCGATGCCAAGGGTGAGGTGGAACTCAA CGACATTGACTATCTGGACACCTGGCGTGCCATGGAGAAGCTCGTTGAGCTGGGCTTGACCAAGAGCATTGGCGTCTCCAATTTCAATTCGGAGCAATTGACACGTCTGTTGGCCAATAGCAAGATCAAGCCCATTCATAATCAG ATCGAATGTCATCCAGCGCTGAATCAGaagaaattaattgcattgtgCAAACAACACGATATTGTTGTCACCGCCTACTGTCCCCTGGGCAGACCTGATCCCGCCAAGAAGCAACCCAACTTCATCTATGATGATAAGGTTCAAGCTATTGCGGACAAATACAAGAAGTCCACGGCTCAAGTTGTGCTGCGTTATTTG ATTGAAATTGGCACTGTGCCACTGCCAAAATCATCGAATCCCAAGCGCATTGAGGAGAATTTCAACAtctttgattttaaattggaTGCAGCTGATCATGCCGTGTTGGACTCTTATCACACCGGAGAACGTCTGATCCCCATGGAGCATGCTATTAAGAGCAAATACTATCCATTCCATTTGGAATTCTAA